In Alkalihalobacillus sp. FSL W8-0930, a single window of DNA contains:
- a CDS encoding SLC13 family permease — MKTLTQGIWQSLWQSHRQTKRLLNIFAYHKDSTARKGTNQDAHQGADQQSPKQNPNKEPDEKKPYKTPQLVGLILGPVLFLLTLLFFQPDGLSFEGKAVLAVTLWVATWWITEAMPIPATSLLPIILLPLTGALDSGAVASSYGNDIIFLFLGGFFIATAMEKWNLHKRLALLIISLIGTSTQRILLGFMVATGFLSMWVSNTAAVMMMIPMGLAITAQVASALKGKPEEKELPKFEKALIFGIGYAGTIGGLGTLIGTPPNIILAAQVKELFGVELSFALWMAFAAPVVAFLIVFTWIYLGRFAFKINIKGLPGGKEVITKERKALGKMSFEEGTVLVIFVVTAFMWVTRELIWTNIFEDLDLTDGIIAMAATAALFLLPASKKFGTRILEWKDSKDIPWGVLLLFGGGLAIASGFTSSGLSDWMGDQLQVLDGMHIFIVILASTLLIMALTEITSNTATATMILPIVAALAVAINIHPYAVMVPCAMAANCAFMLPVGTPPNAIIFGTGKLKIIEMVRVGFIVNIIATFLIIAAVYLLLPLLWGIDLSVFPENFR; from the coding sequence ATGAAAACTCTCACGCAAGGAATTTGGCAAAGCTTGTGGCAATCGCACCGACAAACAAAACGTTTACTGAATATATTTGCCTATCACAAGGATTCAACTGCCAGAAAGGGGACGAACCAGGACGCTCATCAAGGAGCAGATCAACAATCCCCTAAACAAAATCCGAATAAAGAGCCTGACGAAAAGAAACCTTATAAAACACCCCAATTGGTCGGACTCATTCTCGGACCTGTTCTTTTTTTACTGACTCTTCTTTTCTTTCAACCAGATGGACTTTCATTTGAGGGGAAAGCCGTCTTAGCAGTGACTCTTTGGGTAGCTACATGGTGGATTACCGAAGCCATGCCAATTCCGGCAACGTCCTTGTTACCAATTATTTTACTGCCATTAACAGGTGCACTTGATTCAGGGGCAGTCGCGTCCTCTTATGGAAATGATATTATCTTTTTATTCTTAGGTGGTTTTTTTATTGCGACAGCGATGGAGAAGTGGAATCTTCATAAACGGTTGGCCTTATTAATTATTTCGTTAATCGGAACAAGCACGCAGCGAATTTTACTTGGATTTATGGTAGCCACAGGATTTTTATCAATGTGGGTCTCAAACACAGCTGCGGTTATGATGATGATCCCAATGGGACTTGCGATTACTGCACAAGTGGCGAGCGCATTAAAAGGCAAGCCTGAGGAAAAAGAACTTCCTAAATTTGAAAAAGCCTTAATTTTTGGAATTGGGTACGCAGGAACGATTGGTGGATTAGGGACATTAATAGGAACCCCACCAAACATCATCCTTGCTGCACAAGTAAAAGAATTATTTGGTGTTGAGCTTTCATTTGCGCTTTGGATGGCTTTTGCTGCACCCGTTGTTGCATTTTTAATTGTTTTCACTTGGATTTATTTAGGGAGATTTGCTTTTAAAATTAACATTAAAGGATTACCGGGTGGAAAAGAAGTGATTACGAAAGAACGGAAGGCTCTTGGTAAGATGTCCTTTGAAGAAGGAACGGTTTTGGTTATCTTTGTTGTCACAGCTTTTATGTGGGTTACAAGAGAGCTGATTTGGACAAATATCTTTGAAGACCTGGATCTTACAGACGGAATCATTGCTATGGCAGCAACGGCTGCTTTATTCCTTTTACCGGCTTCAAAGAAGTTTGGAACGCGTATCCTTGAATGGAAGGACTCAAAAGACATTCCATGGGGAGTGCTCCTGCTCTTTGGAGGAGGTCTTGCGATTGCTTCAGGCTTCACATCCTCTGGGCTTTCTGATTGGATGGGGGACCAGCTGCAAGTATTAGATGGAATGCATATCTTTATTGTCATCCTGGCTTCAACCTTACTGATTATGGCCTTAACAGAAATCACATCCAATACTGCAACAGCAACAATGATTCTCCCGATTGTTGCAGCGCTAGCAGTTGCGATTAATATTCATCCATATGCCGTGATGGTTCCGTGTGCAATGGCTGCAAACTGTGCATTTATGCTGCCGGTAGGAACACCACCAAATGCAATTATATTTGGTACAGGTAAGCTGAAAATTATTGAGATGGTGCGTGTCGGATTTATCGTGAATATCATTGCAACGTTTTTAATTATCGCAGCAGTCTACTTATTGCTGCCTCTATTGTGGGGAATTGATTTATCTGTCTTCCCTGAAAATTTTAGATAA
- the dcuS gene encoding DcuS/MalK family sensor histidine kinase, protein MTYKKPKKSNYRLQTVIVLLVCSGLVLALSLAGILVAIDNAKSTRSALEDKVWTIATSFARSPVVIDGLENEETQARLQEYTEEVQSETNVEYIVVIDMDRVRLTHPTPEKVGERFVGSDEERAFEGETYSSTAEGTLGESLRTFIPVYNEQTGEQIGVVVVGILTDHIKSAVYRSQVMVWIGGFAGLIAGLVGAVLLARKIKRSMQNLEPMEIAQLLETREAMLSSVQEGIIAVDAYGKIILQNEAATKILQKAGKTEHVLHKDIAAVLPEFELDEVLESGKIQRNKQRSLKELELVVNRVPLQLNDQRLGAMVTFQDKTELTLALDQLSGVKSYAEALRLQTHEFMNKLHVVSAMVHTESYEELQAYIQTISTYYQEDVGWISRQVNDPVLVGYLLNKLKMVKNQGIKVQFDGEFSWPTIKDPTQLNALITVIGNSLDNAMEALQDMDDATIDLTIDCNGEQILWQVKDNGGQTSQSRLDQLMEKGISTKGTGRGYGLYLMSTYIEDAHGELTLTANVDGGVTLKAIVPIRGEEHD, encoded by the coding sequence ATGACATATAAAAAACCAAAGAAAAGTAACTATCGGCTACAAACGGTTATCGTATTACTTGTCTGTTCAGGTCTAGTACTCGCGCTATCATTAGCTGGAATACTTGTTGCAATTGATAATGCGAAATCAACAAGGTCAGCGCTTGAGGACAAGGTATGGACGATTGCTACTTCATTCGCTAGATCACCAGTTGTTATCGACGGGCTAGAGAATGAAGAGACACAGGCACGATTACAAGAATATACAGAGGAAGTCCAAAGTGAAACAAATGTAGAATATATTGTCGTGATCGATATGGATCGTGTTCGGTTAACTCATCCTACACCGGAAAAGGTCGGAGAACGATTTGTAGGAAGTGACGAAGAACGAGCCTTTGAAGGAGAAACCTATTCTTCGACTGCTGAGGGGACACTAGGTGAATCACTACGCACATTCATTCCTGTTTACAATGAACAAACAGGGGAACAAATAGGTGTGGTTGTAGTAGGGATATTAACTGATCATATTAAATCGGCTGTGTACCGTAGTCAGGTTATGGTCTGGATCGGTGGGTTCGCTGGCTTGATTGCCGGTCTAGTAGGCGCTGTTTTACTTGCAAGAAAAATTAAACGATCCATGCAAAATCTTGAGCCAATGGAGATTGCCCAATTGCTTGAAACAAGAGAAGCGATGCTCTCCTCCGTTCAAGAAGGAATCATTGCAGTGGATGCGTATGGTAAAATTATTCTACAAAATGAGGCGGCCACAAAAATTCTGCAAAAAGCCGGTAAGACAGAACATGTTTTACATAAGGATATTGCCGCAGTTTTACCTGAATTTGAGCTGGATGAGGTGCTCGAATCAGGAAAGATTCAACGAAATAAACAACGATCTCTCAAAGAGCTTGAGCTTGTCGTAAACCGGGTCCCCCTTCAGTTGAATGACCAGAGACTAGGAGCGATGGTCACGTTTCAAGACAAAACAGAGCTTACACTTGCATTGGACCAATTATCTGGAGTGAAGTCCTATGCAGAGGCCCTTCGGTTACAGACTCACGAATTTATGAATAAGCTGCACGTTGTATCAGCCATGGTTCATACGGAGTCATATGAAGAGTTGCAAGCGTACATTCAAACCATCTCAACCTATTATCAAGAGGATGTGGGTTGGATTTCAAGGCAAGTGAATGACCCAGTACTAGTTGGCTATCTCCTTAACAAGCTAAAGATGGTTAAGAACCAAGGAATCAAGGTTCAATTCGATGGTGAGTTCTCATGGCCAACAATAAAAGATCCAACTCAGTTAAATGCGTTGATTACGGTCATAGGGAATAGCCTGGATAATGCAATGGAAGCCCTGCAAGACATGGATGATGCAACCATTGATTTGACGATTGATTGTAACGGCGAACAGATCCTTTGGCAGGTCAAAGATAACGGGGGACAAACCAGTCAATCACGGCTAGATCAATTAATGGAAAAAGGGATTTCAACAAAGGGAACCGGTAGAGGATACGGCTTGTACTTAATGAGTACATATATAGAGGATGCACATGGAGAGTTAACCCTCACCGCAAACGTTGATGGGGGAGTTACATTAAAGGCCATTGTGCCAATACGAGGAGAAGAACATGATTAA
- a CDS encoding methyl-accepting chemotaxis protein: MRTKKKKQQKKGLSLRMKLVISYLLILIVPPLVIGYFSYHSARDNTETMIMEDALENIEQMDEMINQYIRSQSQNLEMLVNALAEDSLDDEASERDVSNLLEQYSLSQDEVEQVLIGLDNGNFVHQPSSIEYPDSFDVRERSWYQQAKASKGEIFVSAPYMSLATKKVSVTLAKALENEAGVVAIDLELDHLTSMIESSRVGKGGYLFLLDRSQSFISHPTNDLGTVAQEDFFAKMYQSEEGSFSYAYESEEKYMSFLTNEQTGWKLAGTFFMDEVDDAVNPIWWTTVTVIVITLVLGLIMASGMVLSIVQPIRRLTKTAARIGTGDLSASKEKKAMRHDEIGQLDASFEQMRVSFLGLLEGVLDKSTQVAAASQQLLASSQQNTQATEQITRAVQEVVSASDEQTESMNTSTKKADQLYQSVLQITDETTTANSTANQVQEVVATGSQAVKSSMNQMSIIKETSVTVAERISELAHSSKEINQVTSLIKEIAEQTNLLALNASIEAARAGEHGKGFAVVAEEVRKLAEQSAAASEQIHRMIVSIEKQANHATAAMQVGGSEVDNGIKVAEQAGKSFARIDQQMRSMVEKIQIVSKEANHVSTGARDFAKVFTELSASTEETTQEMQTVSASTEEQLASMEEIASSAENLSVLSEELQKLVQVFKW, encoded by the coding sequence ATGCGAACAAAAAAGAAAAAACAACAGAAAAAAGGCCTCAGTCTACGGATGAAGCTTGTTATTTCATATCTTCTTATACTTATTGTTCCACCATTAGTTATTGGGTATTTCTCCTATCATAGTGCACGAGATAATACGGAAACGATGATTATGGAGGATGCACTGGAAAATATTGAACAAATGGATGAAATGATTAATCAATACATACGTTCACAATCACAGAACTTAGAAATGCTCGTTAATGCGTTAGCTGAAGATTCATTAGATGACGAAGCAAGTGAGAGAGATGTATCTAACTTACTAGAGCAATACAGCCTTTCTCAAGATGAGGTCGAACAGGTATTGATAGGGTTGGATAATGGGAACTTTGTCCATCAGCCATCCTCTATTGAATATCCTGACTCGTTTGATGTCAGAGAACGTTCATGGTATCAGCAGGCTAAAGCGTCTAAGGGAGAGATCTTCGTATCAGCCCCCTACATGTCACTTGCGACAAAAAAAGTGTCGGTAACGCTTGCGAAAGCACTAGAAAATGAAGCGGGTGTTGTAGCTATTGATTTGGAGCTGGATCACTTAACATCGATGATTGAATCAAGTCGAGTGGGGAAAGGTGGATACTTGTTTCTCTTGGATCGTAGTCAGAGCTTTATCTCTCATCCGACCAATGATTTAGGGACGGTCGCTCAGGAAGACTTCTTTGCAAAAATGTATCAATCGGAAGAGGGATCGTTCTCGTACGCTTACGAGTCTGAAGAAAAGTATATGAGCTTTCTAACAAATGAACAAACTGGCTGGAAGCTTGCCGGCACGTTTTTTATGGATGAAGTCGATGACGCTGTAAATCCGATTTGGTGGACAACCGTTACCGTTATTGTTATCACACTAGTCTTGGGCTTAATCATGGCATCTGGAATGGTCTTATCTATTGTACAACCAATCCGAAGACTCACTAAGACCGCTGCACGTATTGGTACCGGAGATCTGAGTGCAAGTAAGGAAAAGAAAGCGATGCGACATGATGAAATTGGTCAGCTTGACGCGTCGTTTGAACAAATGAGAGTGTCCTTTCTTGGGTTGCTAGAAGGTGTGCTAGACAAATCCACTCAAGTGGCAGCTGCGTCCCAACAGTTACTAGCCAGCTCACAGCAGAATACACAAGCCACTGAGCAGATCACCAGAGCTGTACAAGAGGTCGTAAGTGCGTCTGATGAGCAAACGGAATCGATGAACACAAGTACCAAAAAGGCGGACCAACTCTATCAATCTGTCCTGCAAATTACAGATGAAACAACAACCGCTAACTCGACGGCAAATCAGGTGCAAGAGGTGGTAGCCACGGGCAGCCAGGCGGTCAAATCAAGTATGAATCAGATGAGCATTATTAAAGAAACAAGTGTGACGGTGGCAGAGCGTATTAGCGAGCTGGCTCACAGTTCAAAGGAAATCAATCAAGTTACATCACTTATTAAAGAAATTGCAGAACAAACGAATCTACTTGCACTAAATGCATCCATTGAGGCAGCAAGAGCTGGAGAGCATGGAAAAGGCTTTGCAGTTGTTGCCGAGGAGGTTCGAAAACTTGCAGAGCAATCTGCAGCTGCAAGCGAACAGATTCACAGGATGATTGTCTCGATTGAAAAACAGGCAAACCATGCAACGGCTGCAATGCAGGTGGGTGGTTCAGAGGTAGATAACGGAATCAAGGTAGCAGAACAAGCGGGCAAATCGTTTGCACGTATCGATCAGCAAATGCGTAGCATGGTGGAAAAAATTCAAATCGTTTCAAAAGAAGCAAATCACGTCTCAACAGGGGCAAGGGATTTTGCCAAGGTGTTCACGGAGCTTTCTGCGAGTACCGAGGAGACCACTCAGGAAATGCAAACCGTTTCTGCTTCAACAGAGGAACAACTAGCTTCTATGGAGGAAATTGCAAGCTCGGCAGAAAACCTATCTGTTCTATCAGAGGAGCTTCAAAAGCTAGTTCAAGTATTTAAATGGTAG
- a CDS encoding response regulator — translation MIKVLIIEDDPMVAKFNRIYLEQIPGFTLTGTASTMTKAWEIIGEQEVQLILLDLYVNHENGLDLLSELRAKRMEIDVIVVSSANDQASIQTALRYGAVDYLMKPFDFDRFKEALLQYADQSNKLKAEALKQDEVDQLFLNRSNELTGEQEELPKGITKATYKKIFQEINCLSGWFSTAELSEASAISRVSLRKYLRYLEEQGMVESRVSYEGTGRPLNQFKLSQKGSEYYMSLLSE, via the coding sequence ATGATTAAAGTCTTAATCATTGAAGATGACCCAATGGTTGCAAAGTTTAATAGGATCTATCTTGAGCAGATACCTGGGTTTACGTTAACAGGAACAGCAAGCACAATGACCAAAGCTTGGGAGATCATTGGAGAACAAGAGGTTCAACTGATCCTGCTTGACCTGTATGTGAATCATGAGAACGGTCTGGATTTGTTATCAGAGCTTAGAGCTAAGCGCATGGAGATCGATGTCATTGTTGTAAGTTCTGCCAATGATCAGGCATCTATTCAAACTGCACTGCGTTATGGAGCTGTAGATTATTTAATGAAACCCTTTGATTTTGATCGGTTTAAAGAAGCATTACTGCAATATGCCGATCAATCTAACAAGCTGAAGGCAGAAGCATTAAAACAAGATGAGGTGGATCAACTATTTCTAAATCGAAGCAATGAGCTTACGGGAGAGCAAGAGGAATTGCCAAAAGGAATTACAAAGGCTACGTACAAAAAAATCTTTCAGGAAATTAACTGTCTAAGTGGATGGTTCTCTACTGCTGAGTTATCAGAAGCCTCTGCTATTTCTAGAGTTTCTCTCAGAAAGTACCTTCGCTATCTAGAGGAACAAGGGATGGTTGAAAGTAGAGTATCGTATGAAGGAACGGGTCGGCCGCTTAATCAATTTAAGCTAAGTCAAAAAGGCAGTGAGTATTATATGTCTCTGTTATCAGAGTAG
- the nadD gene encoding nicotinate (nicotinamide) nucleotide adenylyltransferase: MKIGVYGSSFDPITNVHLWTASTICHRKKLDKILFLPSAKERRDKSLQGGDEHRTQMVNLAIADDPRFELSTEEMNAPIGQQYTYYTMQRLKKQYPNDELYFVMGADILVDIGNGSWVKGEKLVEEHQFIVMARDGIDMLKTISASPLLRNADDGRFHLVDKGLAMEISSTYIRQEFSRGGEPRYLLPESCYQYIMRHGLYQDSE, from the coding sequence TTGAAAATCGGAGTATATGGTTCATCATTTGACCCAATCACTAATGTACATCTTTGGACAGCTTCAACGATTTGTCACCGAAAAAAGCTTGATAAGATCTTGTTTCTACCATCAGCAAAGGAACGACGTGATAAAAGTCTTCAAGGTGGTGACGAGCATCGAACGCAGATGGTGAATTTGGCTATTGCCGATGACCCGAGATTTGAGCTGTCTACAGAAGAAATGAATGCGCCAATCGGTCAGCAGTACACATACTACACGATGCAACGGTTAAAGAAACAATATCCAAATGATGAACTATACTTTGTGATGGGCGCTGATATTCTCGTAGACATTGGTAATGGAAGTTGGGTAAAGGGTGAAAAGCTAGTGGAAGAGCATCAATTTATTGTGATGGCACGTGATGGAATTGATATGCTAAAAACCATCTCAGCTTCGCCCTTACTTAGAAACGCAGACGATGGCCGGTTCCATCTTGTTGATAAAGGACTCGCTATGGAAATTAGCTCTACCTACATTCGCCAAGAATTTAGTCGTGGCGGAGAACCAAGATATCTTCTACCAGAAAGCTGCTATCAATATATCATGCGGCACGGGTTGTATCAGGATAGTGAGTAG
- a CDS encoding Cof-type HAD-IIB family hydrolase, whose product MTIQTEKKEIKLVALDIDGTLLNSSHTLSEENIAAIKEAQDKGVYVVLSTGRSLMTTSEHAETLKLTSYLVTVNGSEIWDRDLNLVERNKLDSQFVQKMWDLRNEHGTHAWATSVDKVWRNEMPEDIHQSEWLKFGFDVMDDDTRLTILKELQSHPELEISNSSPSNLEINAAGVNKAQGLKKVCEFLGLTMDQVMAVGDSLNDLAMIKEAGLGVAMGNAQPLVKDTADWVTKTNDEAGVAHAIRTWVLS is encoded by the coding sequence ATGACTATACAGACAGAGAAAAAAGAAATTAAACTAGTTGCATTAGATATTGACGGAACCTTACTTAACTCTTCGCACACTTTATCAGAAGAGAATATCGCAGCCATTAAAGAAGCACAGGATAAAGGTGTCTATGTTGTTCTAAGTACAGGACGTTCATTAATGACAACGAGTGAACACGCAGAAACATTAAAGCTTACATCGTATCTTGTTACTGTAAACGGGAGCGAGATTTGGGATCGTGATTTAAACCTTGTTGAAAGAAATAAGCTGGATAGCCAGTTTGTTCAGAAAATGTGGGACCTTCGTAACGAGCATGGTACACATGCTTGGGCTACATCAGTGGACAAAGTATGGAGAAACGAAATGCCTGAGGATATCCACCAGTCAGAATGGCTAAAATTTGGATTTGACGTGATGGACGATGACACTAGGCTCACCATTTTAAAAGAGCTTCAGTCGCATCCTGAGCTTGAGATTAGTAACTCAAGCCCTTCAAACCTTGAGATTAACGCTGCAGGCGTAAATAAAGCTCAAGGACTTAAGAAAGTATGTGAGTTTCTTGGACTGACAATGGATCAAGTGATGGCTGTTGGTGATAGCTTAAATGATTTAGCGATGATCAAAGAGGCAGGTCTCGGTGTGGCAATGGGCAATGCTCAACCGCTTGTAAAAGATACAGCTGATTGGGTAACAAAGACAAATGATGAAGCAGGAGTGGCTCATGCCATCAGAACGTGGGTACTTTCATAA
- a CDS encoding dipeptidase yields the protein MVSQVSQYIRDNRQQHLDQLIEFLRIPSISALSDHKADVRKAAEWMVESLKEAGLSTVQLMETPGHPVVYGEWSHPDNTHTILVYGHYDVQPVDPVELWDSPPFEPVIHDEKLYARGASDDKGQTFMHVKAVEAMLKVNGTLPFNVKFLIEGEEEIGSPSLDAFVSKHEDLLASDILMISDTPILGKGKPAVCTGLRGLCSLQVDVKGAKGDLHSGLYGGAVQNSIHALVQLLSTLRDEEGRIQVEGFYDGVIEPTEEEREGYKKLGNYEEELKSELGVNELFGEAGYTAREHTWVRPTLEINGIYGGFQGEGVKTVIPSLAHAKITCRLVPGQDPDTISELIEKHLEAHTPPGVTVKTTRFDKGKPFLAPTDHPAFKTATDSYEKVYGEPALFTRMGGSIPVVETFDQVLSIPILLMGFGLPSENFHAPNEHFHLENYDKGIETLLTFWDTLSL from the coding sequence ATGGTATCTCAAGTATCCCAATACATTCGTGACAATCGTCAACAGCATTTAGATCAGCTTATTGAATTTCTACGTATTCCAAGTATTAGCGCGTTGTCGGATCACAAGGCAGACGTTAGAAAAGCAGCGGAGTGGATGGTTGAATCTCTTAAGGAAGCAGGACTTTCAACCGTTCAACTGATGGAGACACCTGGTCATCCAGTAGTGTACGGAGAGTGGAGTCATCCAGATAACACACATACCATTCTTGTATACGGTCATTACGATGTACAGCCGGTTGATCCGGTAGAGCTGTGGGACAGCCCTCCTTTTGAGCCAGTTATCCATGATGAAAAGCTTTATGCACGAGGTGCAAGTGATGATAAGGGTCAAACGTTTATGCATGTGAAAGCAGTAGAAGCCATGCTTAAAGTGAATGGGACCCTACCATTTAATGTGAAATTCCTTATTGAGGGAGAAGAAGAAATCGGAAGTCCGAGCCTAGATGCCTTTGTATCAAAGCATGAAGACTTACTTGCCTCTGATATTCTAATGATCTCTGATACACCAATTCTCGGTAAAGGAAAACCTGCCGTCTGCACAGGATTGCGTGGATTATGCAGTCTCCAAGTCGATGTAAAAGGGGCAAAAGGCGACTTGCATTCAGGATTGTACGGGGGAGCCGTGCAAAACTCCATTCATGCACTTGTTCAATTACTGAGTACGCTGCGGGACGAAGAGGGAAGAATTCAAGTTGAAGGCTTCTATGATGGGGTCATTGAGCCGACTGAAGAAGAACGAGAAGGCTACAAGAAGCTTGGAAATTACGAGGAAGAGCTTAAGTCAGAACTCGGTGTGAATGAACTGTTTGGAGAAGCGGGATACACAGCCCGTGAACATACATGGGTACGTCCCACTCTAGAAATAAATGGTATCTATGGAGGGTTTCAAGGAGAAGGCGTAAAAACCGTAATTCCATCTCTCGCTCATGCAAAAATCACCTGCCGACTTGTACCAGGACAAGATCCAGATACCATTTCAGAGCTGATTGAAAAACATCTAGAGGCTCATACTCCACCTGGAGTGACTGTAAAAACCACTCGTTTTGATAAAGGAAAACCGTTTCTCGCACCAACGGATCACCCTGCCTTTAAAACGGCAACCGACTCATACGAAAAGGTGTACGGTGAACCAGCTCTGTTTACTCGGATGGGAGGATCGATCCCTGTTGTGGAAACATTCGACCAAGTATTATCGATTCCGATCTTGTTAATGGGCTTCGGATTGCCAAGTGAGAACTTCCATGCGCCGAATGAGCATTTCCATTTAGAGAATTATGACAAGGGCATTGAAACATTACTAACATTCTGGGACACACTTTCATTATAA